The Pocillopora verrucosa isolate sample1 chromosome 2, ASM3666991v2, whole genome shotgun sequence genome has a segment encoding these proteins:
- the LOC131790749 gene encoding uncharacterized protein — MRGENWLVFMLVLFIFEIFCLHIMGNDIYSMSNIPQPSAEFPIVLFNELDYQTSSQNDYTRLKEEEYHVWGQTVGDEKREFRYRSVIVMPGRTLTFKAGFLSGNKFTSSIYNITNISNIHLWMFDNQDIGGSSGIWYTQWPHWEMNFALKLEPCPNCSRPDCGSKTCYFGTCGISGECQCITGYSGEKCTTRPTDLEKFPSIQYPLILFPGTYFQGAPKKVEPDAFEVFAQNSQSKLLYTYQSMRILFQRKITFSRVDHNAEVELPIGRDIEDIPLFMIMNEDVGDELWINYSPAIELSFAVKVEENPACTNCSNVGGSCFNGSCVCLPGYGGENCDS; from the exons ATGAGGGGTGAAAACTGGCTTGTTTTCATGTTAGTGCTGTTCATCTTCGAGATATTTTGCCTTCATATTATG GGAAATGATATATATTCCATGTCCA ACATTCCTCAGCCATCTGCAGAATTCCCCATTGTACTCTTTAATGAACTAGATTATCAAACTTCCTCTCAAAATGATTACACTCGGCTTAAAGAAGAAGAATACCATGTATGGGGTCAAACAGTTGGGGATGAGAAAAGAGAATTCCGCTATCGATCAGTAATAGTGATGCCAGGAAGGACACTCACATTTAAAG CTGGCTTTCTGAGTGGAAACAAATTTACATCCTCCATCTATAACATCACAAACATTTCAAATATCCACCTGTGGATGTTTGATAACCAAGATATTGGTGGCTCCTCCGGGATCTGGTACACACAGTGGCCTCACTGGGAGATGAACTTTGCCCTTAAGTTAGAGCCATGTCCTAACTGTTCACGTCCAGACTGTGGCAGCAAAACCTGCTATTTTGGTACATGTGGAATAAGTGGAGAATGTCAGTGCATTACTGGCTATTCAGGAGAAAAATGTACTACAA gACCTACTGATCTTGAGAAGTTTCCATCGATTCAATACCCTCTTATCTTGTTTCCTGGAACGTATTTTCAAGGAGCACCGAAGAAAGTTGAACCAGATGCTTTTGAAGTTTTTGCCCAAAACAGCCAGAGTAAGTTGTTATATACTTATCAGTCCATGCGAATTCTGTTCCAAAGGAAGATTACTTTCTCTCGTGTGGACCACAATGCTGAGGTGGAACTTCCTATTGGACGAGACATTGAAGATATTCCATTGTTCATGATTATGAATGAAGACGTAGGAGATGAGCTGTGGATTAACTATTCACCAGCAATAGAACTAAGCTTTGCTGTTAAAGTTGAAGAAAATCCTGCTTGTACTAATTGCAGTAATGTTGGTGGTAGTTGCTTTAATGGAAGCTGTGTCTGCCTCCCAGGATATGGAGGAGAAAACTGTGATAGCTAG